In Bacillota bacterium, the genomic window GCGACCTCCGCCCGGCGCGTGGATGAGGCGGCCTCCGGACTGCACCGGGAAATCAAGGATGTCGGGGACACCTCGAAGGAGCTGGCGGCACACGCCACCTCTGTGGCGGACCTGGCGCAGCGTGTAGTCGAGGCGGGTGCGGTGCCGATGACCACACTCCAGCCCAGACGCGAGAGGGTCCGGTGACGCGCATGGGGCAGACTGGCGCCATCTCCATGCCCGTCGGGTCCGCCGAGGAGCTGTTTCAAATGCTCTTCCGCCAGTCCCCTGACGGGGTGGTCATCACCGATGCGACTCTCCGGATCCTGGAGGTCAATCCCGCTTACGAACGGATTTCTGGTTATAGCCGGGCGGAACTGCTCGGTCAAAACCCGCGGATATTGAAGTCCGGGCGCACCCCGCCCGGGGTCTACCGGGAAATGTGGGAGTCCCTGGAAACGAAGGGTTCCTGGCAGGGGACGTTCATCAACCGGCGCAAAGACGGCGAGGTGTTTTACGCCTTCTTCTCCACGATGAGGCTCGGAGACCCCACAAGCCCGGCCGGTTACATCGGCTTCATGCGGGACATCACGCCCCTGCTGCGGGGCGAGGAGGAACTGCGCCGCCGGGTGGCCGAGCTTCGGGCCACGCAGCGTATCACGGTGCGCACCCTGGCCAGCCTGGCCGAACACCGGGACCCGGGCATTGAGGGCCACCTGGATCGGGTGAGCCACTACAGCGTCCTGCTGGCCCGGGCGCTACAGGAGGCGGCAGAGTGGGACGTGCCTGTAGACGATCCCTTCATCGACACCCTGAGTACGGCCAGCCTGCTGCACGACATCGGCAAGGTGAGTATTCCGGAGGGTATCCTCTTCAAGCCCGCGCCCCTCAACCACGCTGAGCGTGCGGTGGTGGAGCTTCACCCGCTCATCGGGGCTGAAATCCTGCGCCAGGCCGACGAACGGCTCAAAAGCGAGCTGGGCCTGTCCCAGACTTTCCTGACGACGGCCATCGAGGTCGCTTTACACCACCACGAGCGGTGGGACGGCTCGGGGTACCCCAGCCACCTGCAGGGGCCTACCATTCCACCCTCGGCCCGCATCGTGGCCCTGGCCGACACGTACGATGCTTTGACGACTCGCCGGGTCTACCGGGACGCCTTGCCCGTCGAGCGGGCGGCCGACGTCATACGGGCGGGCTCGGGAACCCAGTTCGACCCCCGGGTGGTGGCTGCCTTTTGCCACCTCCTCCGGGCATCAAGGACGCCGGGCGCAGACCTTACCTGAGAGGCACCCACCCATGATTCCCTGTCAAGAGCTTTCCTCAAGCAGTGGTTTCCAGATCCCATGTCCAGCCAGCCCTGCAGGCGGTTGAGGGCGCCGTTGAGCTGGCGGCGCTGGTGCTGACGGGTCAGTCCAGCTCCCGCAGCGTCGCATAGATGCCCTCCGGCACCAGGCAGTGCAGGAAGTGGCCGTCCCGCACCAGCTTGTCGATCACCGCCGTGCGTTTGGCGTCGGTCTTGCTCGGGCTGTTGTCCATCACCTCCTTCTGGCGCTGCACGTGCATGGGGTTGGCCAGCCCCACGGCGATCTCGAGTTCCGGCACCCCATACCGCAAGAAATACTGCAGCGGCTTGCCGTAATGGCCGGTGGCCTCCATGCCCGCCACCGCCCGCTGCGCTCCTGTCCCACGCAGTGCTTGGCCGATCCTGGCGACTAGACGCCGGAAGCCGTCCCGGCTATTGTGGAAAGCGAAGCGTGGCATCGGGTCATGCCCCAGCCGGTCGGTGATCCGGGCCCAGTGCTCTTGCTTGGCCAGTCGATCCCCACGATCACCGCCCCCTCCAAAAGCGCTGAGCGTCGCTGCTGCCCATCGGTTGCCACACTTGCCGCCTCCCTACAACGGTCGGGGTGATTGGGGCGTCGTCCGCAACCGATGTAGCGGGGGCGGCTTCCTACGTCAACTCAGTTCTCCAGCTTTACAGGAATGCTCAGTTGGAAGTCACAGTGCAATGGCCCAGCCAGTTGGACGTCCCGGCGCGCGGCGGATCGGGCCACGGCGATCGTGCCCCAGGTGCGCCGGCGCCTCGAACAGCGCCTGCAGGCGGTTCGGCGGCGACCGGGCTGGCTTCCGTGCCCGAAGGTCCTGCGCCTAAAGTAGATCGCTCCGCCGTGTGCGCCGGCCACTGGGTGCCCGGATCGGATACCCTGCCACAATAGACGCTGCAATGTGCCGAAATACTGGCCAAAAAGCTCGCCGGGACTCATCCGGATTAGGCCGGGGAGGCGAGGACTGGTGAGCTGGCAAAACCGCATGGAAATGAGATTCTCTCAAACTCATGCGGACCCAGGCGAACAGACGTTCAAGCTTTCGGGGCCGGCGCGGATGTATCCCCCCTGCCGGGGGGCGAGGGCGAGCGGGTCGGGAAGGTCGAAGAGGAGTTGTTGGCTTTCCGCCATCGTCGAGAGGGTCAGATGGCCCGGACCATGCCATTAGCGCCATCGGTGATGGCGTCATGACGCGATTTCCTGCCAAGGTAGCCCGCCACCTGCCGGCGCAGCGTCAGGCTTGAGCAGTTGCTTCCCCCCATCTGCCTGGCCTCCCTGGCCCCGTGTGGCAGCAAACTCCCCCAGTTCACCGTCACCCGCGTTCAGTAAGGAAGGAAAGTGTGCAGAGGCGTCGTACTCGCTTACACGCTGGCTGTAGAGACGGGAGTATCAACATGCAAGACGCACGACAAACCAGGCAGAGCGAAGCCAGGGCACGTCGCGGTGTTGCCCCCGTCCAGTCCGTGGAGCGGGTGTTTCAAATCATCGACGCGGCCCTCCCGGCGGCGCTCCCTCAGAGCCAGCCGAAGTGGCTCCTCTCCCGAATCAAGCTCGAGCCGAAGATGCCCAACACCGCAAGACCGCCGAGGAAATCCTGCCGATCTGCATCGGATCCACCACCTCGCGTCGATGACATCGAAAACGAGGAGAGCGTCCGCTACGTGGAAGCTGCGATCCTCGGTCACGACGGGCAGGTCGTTGCCGTGATCGGCGCGTCGGGCGCCGTACTCCAACTGCCGCTCGACGAGGTGCCGAGGCGGGGGCATCTCTCGTGCCGTCGGATTCGATGTCCAGGCCGAGGGCGGTGAGACGGGAACATCTCCTGTCGCGACTTGGCTACGTTGTGGGGATCGTTTCGTGAGACGTAGAAGGGAGCGGTGCACAGTAATTCGGGGCTCTCGAAGGGCCTGCCTTGCCATCGGGCTTGCAGCGTTGCTCACGATCGCCGGACTCGGCGCGACGGTACAGGCCAAGACCACGATCACGGTCGGCGTCTTCCCAGCCTGGGACTCCCTGATGAAGGCCGCGGTACCGGAGTTTACCAAACTGTATCCGGACATCGAAATCAAGGTCCAGACGCTGGGGTACGCCGACCACCACAACGCCCTGCTGACGGCGCTGGCTACGGGCTCCGGCGCGCCCGACGTGGTGGCGGTTGAAATCTACTATCTCGGGCGGTTCATTGCCAAGGCGGGCTCACCGATCTGAGCAAGCCGCCCTTCAACGCGAGGTAGCTGGAGGACCAGTTCGTGCCCTTCGCGTGGCGCTTGGTGACGACGCTGAATGACCGCATCGTCGCCATTCCCACGGATACGGCCCCTGCTAGCATGTTCTACCGTAAGGACGTTCTGCAGGCGGCCGGGCTCGACATCAACACCGTCGGGACCTGGGACGACCTCGTGGAACTGGGGAAGAAGGTCACCCGAGACGTCAACGGCGACAAGAAGCCGGACATCTTCCTGATCGCCCACGCGGCCTCGGCGGCCGACGCGATTATCCGGGGCGACATTCCGGAAGGTGAGGGTGTCTACTTCGACGCCCGCGGGCTCCCCTCCGTCGAGAGTCCGCGTTTCGTCAAGGCGTTCACGGTCGCCCAGCAGATCCGCAAGCCCGGGCTGGACGCCCGCATCACGGCGTGGACCAACGAGTGGTTCGAGGTCTTTAAGCGGGGCACCGCGGCTGTGGAGATCTCCGGCTCGTGGCTCCAGGGCCACCTGCAGAACTGGATGGCACCGGACACGGCCGGCAAGTGGGGCGTCCGCAACCTTCCCGAAAACACCTACGTGAGCTGGGGCGGCACGTTCTGGGCCATTCCCGAGCAGTCCAAAAACAAGGAAGCGGCCTGGAAGTTCATCCGGCTCCTGACGTTGCGCAAGGACATGCAGATTGAGTCCATGGAGATCGTCAACGCGTTCCCGGCCCTGAAGTCGGTCGCGTCGTTGTCCGTGCGCTGGAGCTGGTGGCAGCGGCGGGCAGCACCATACCTGTTCATCAGCCCGTTTTACATCCTGTTTGCCATCTTCAGTCTGTATCCGATCGCCTTCTCGTTTTACCTGTCGTTCCATAGCTGGAACGCAGTCGGCGGCCTCAAGACGATGGAGTGGGTTGGGTTCGAGAACTACACCTACCTGCTCACGGACCCATGGTTCTGGCAGTCGCTGTGTAACACCCTGGTGCTCCTGGTCATATCGGGAGCGCCCCAGCACCTTATCGCGATTCCCCTGGCCTTCGTCCTGAACTCGGGGCTCGTGCGGATGCGCAACTTCTTCACGTCGTCGTATTTCATGCCGTACATCACCTCGACGGTCGCGGTGGCCATGATCTTTTCCACCATTTACGGCACCCAGTACGGCGTGCTCAACGCTCTTTTGATGTGGATGGAAAAGACGCCGGCTCTTGGTTGGCTGTTCCGATTCTTTGATGCCGAGCTGCCCATCAACTGGCTGGGGCAACCCGCCTTCATCAAGCCGGCCATCACCATTCTGCTGGTCTGGCGGTGGCTCGGCTGGAACACGGTGCTCTACCTGGCGGGGCTGCAGACCATCCCCCGGGACCTGTATGAGGCCGCCATGGTGGATGGCGCCAGTGCGTATCAGCAGTTCCGGTGGATCACGGTGCCGTTGCTCAAGCCGACGATGTTCTTCGCGGTGACCATGACCATCATCGGAACGATGCAGCTCTTCGACGAGCCGTTCATCCTGACGAACGGCACCGGGGGTACGGGCCAGGCGGGCCTCACGACGGTCCTGTACCTGTACCGAACCGGCTTCGAGTGGCTGTACATGGGGTCGGCAGCCGCCATGTCCTGGATGCTGGTCCTGGCCATCGGCGTCCTGACGTACCTCAACGTCAAAGCGTTCGGCCGCGGTGCGCTGGAACGGCAGATCAGTTGAAAAAGGGGGGGACGAAACAGTGGCCACGACCCGTTCTCTGCTGACCAAAGGGCTCGTCTATTTGCTGCTCGTCTCGATGGCCGTCGTCGCGGCGTTCCCCTTTTACTGGATGTTCGTGCTGGCGACCCACGATCGCAGCACCATCTTCAGCGCACCGCCGCCGCTGTGGTTTGGCAAGGAGGCGCCGGAGAACTACCGGCGGCTGGTGGAGGCGCTGCCGTTCACGCGCAATGCCTGGAACAGCGTCTACACCTCGGTCATGGCGACGGTGACCACGCTGTCTTTCTGCAGCCTCGCCGGCTTCGGCTTCGCCATGTACGAGTTCAAGTGGCGCGAGCAACTGTTCGCGTTTTTGCTGGCCACGATGATGATCCCGTCACTGCTGGGGATGATTCCCTACTACCTCATCATCAAGTGGCTGGGGTGGGCCAACCTGCCCCGGGCGCTTTACATACCGGGCATGGCGTCAGCGTTCGGCATCTTCCTGATGCGCCAGTACATCGTGAGCGCCATTCCGCCGGACCTGCTGGACGCGGGAAGAATCGACGGCCTCAGCGAGTTCAGGCTGTACCGCAGCATCGTTGTACCCCTCATCAAGCCGGCGCTGGGCACGCTGGGCATCATCACGTTCGTGAGTCAGTGGAACAACTTCCTGGGCGGGCTCATCGTGCTCAAGGAGCGCCCGGCCTACACGCTTCCGCTGGCGCTTCGGTCCCTGCAGGGGATGATCTCCACCGACTGGGGCGCCCTCATGCTGGGAACGGCCCTGAGCGTGCTTCCGTTGCTGGTCGTCTTCGTTATCGGGTCCCAGCGCATCATCGAAGGCTTGACAGCGGGCGCCATCAAGGGCTGAAGGGCGAAAGGGGCTGCCGGCGTGCTTGACCACATTGGGCTGACGGTGCGGGATCTGGACCGGTCCCTTGCCTTTTACTGCGATACGCTGGGCGGGCGGTTCCTGTGGCGCAAAGACCGGCTGGAAGGCCCCCAGAATGACCTGGTCTTTGGACTGCCGGGCTGCGCCCTCCGAGCCGCCGGAGTGGAGGTGTGGGGCGTTAGCCTGGAGCTGTTCCAGTTCGAACGGCCCACTTCGGCCCCCGGGCCGGTCGAGTACCACCTGACGGGATGGAAGCACGTCGCGATGGCCGTTGAGGATATCGACGCCCGGGTCGGGGAGCTTCAGCAAAAGGGCGTCCGCGTGCGCTTTCCCGTCCAGGAAGTGGCCCCCGGCGTGCGCATCGTCTACTTCGAGGATCCGGATGGCATCATCTGGGAGTTCATCGAGCGTTCGCGGTGAGGCCGTGGAGAAGTTTCCGGGTGAGGCTGGGGAGGGGATCACCATTGGAGTATCCCGCGCGGCTGTACATCGCAGGCAAGTGGCGGGAGGGGTCGGATGGCACCAGGGTCCCGGTCATCGATCCTGCCACGGAAGAGCCCTTCGCGGAGGTAAGCTGGGGCAGCTCCGACGACGCCTCGGCGGCGGTGGAGGCGGCGCGCCGCGCGCT contains:
- a CDS encoding HD domain-containing phosphohydrolase, whose translation is MGQTGAISMPVGSAEELFQMLFRQSPDGVVITDATLRILEVNPAYERISGYSRAELLGQNPRILKSGRTPPGVYREMWESLETKGSWQGTFINRRKDGEVFYAFFSTMRLGDPTSPAGYIGFMRDITPLLRGEEELRRRVAELRATQRITVRTLASLAEHRDPGIEGHLDRVSHYSVLLARALQEAAEWDVPVDDPFIDTLSTASLLHDIGKVSIPEGILFKPAPLNHAERAVVELHPLIGAEILRQADERLKSELGLSQTFLTTAIEVALHHHERWDGSGYPSHLQGPTIPPSARIVALADTYDALTTRRVYRDALPVERAADVIRAGSGTQFDPRVVAAFCHLLRASRTPGADLT
- a CDS encoding transposase, which encodes MAKQEHWARITDRLGHDPMPRFAFHNSRDGFRRLVARIGQALRGTGAQRAVAGMEATGHYGKPLQYFLRYGVPELEIAVGLANPMHVQRQKEVMDNSPSKTDAKRTAVIDKLVRDGHFLHCLVPEGIYATLRELD
- a CDS encoding extracellular solute-binding protein, which translates into the protein MLTIAGLGATVQAKTTITVGVFPAWDSLMKAAVPEFTKLYPDIEIKVQTLGYADHHNALLTALATGSGAPDVVAVEIYYLGRFIAKAGSPI
- a CDS encoding extracellular solute-binding protein, with protein sequence MPFAWRLVTTLNDRIVAIPTDTAPASMFYRKDVLQAAGLDINTVGTWDDLVELGKKVTRDVNGDKKPDIFLIAHAASAADAIIRGDIPEGEGVYFDARGLPSVESPRFVKAFTVAQQIRKPGLDARITAWTNEWFEVFKRGTAAVEISGSWLQGHLQNWMAPDTAGKWGVRNLPENTYVSWGGTFWAIPEQSKNKEAAWKFIRLLTLRKDMQIESMEIVNAFPALKSVASLSVRWSWWQRRAAPYLFISPFYILFAIFSLYPIAFSFYLSFHSWNAVGGLKTMEWVGFENYTYLLTDPWFWQSLCNTLVLLVISGAPQHLIAIPLAFVLNSGLVRMRNFFTSSYFMPYITSTVAVAMIFSTIYGTQYGVLNALLMWMEKTPALGWLFRFFDAELPINWLGQPAFIKPAITILLVWRWLGWNTVLYLAGLQTIPRDLYEAAMVDGASAYQQFRWITVPLLKPTMFFAVTMTIIGTMQLFDEPFILTNGTGGTGQAGLTTVLYLYRTGFEWLYMGSAAAMSWMLVLAIGVLTYLNVKAFGRGALERQIS
- a CDS encoding carbohydrate ABC transporter permease; its protein translation is MATTRSLLTKGLVYLLLVSMAVVAAFPFYWMFVLATHDRSTIFSAPPPLWFGKEAPENYRRLVEALPFTRNAWNSVYTSVMATVTTLSFCSLAGFGFAMYEFKWREQLFAFLLATMMIPSLLGMIPYYLIIKWLGWANLPRALYIPGMASAFGIFLMRQYIVSAIPPDLLDAGRIDGLSEFRLYRSIVVPLIKPALGTLGIITFVSQWNNFLGGLIVLKERPAYTLPLALRSLQGMISTDWGALMLGTALSVLPLLVVFVIGSQRIIEGLTAGAIKG
- a CDS encoding VOC family protein, whose amino-acid sequence is MLDHIGLTVRDLDRSLAFYCDTLGGRFLWRKDRLEGPQNDLVFGLPGCALRAAGVEVWGVSLELFQFERPTSAPGPVEYHLTGWKHVAMAVEDIDARVGELQQKGVRVRFPVQEVAPGVRIVYFEDPDGIIWEFIERSR